In a single window of the Nicotiana tomentosiformis chromosome 8, ASM39032v3, whole genome shotgun sequence genome:
- the LOC138897484 gene encoding uncharacterized protein, with protein sequence MSSYFARYLDIHRGSVDIPVHVSAPFGDFIVVDHVYRSCVVTIEGYETRIALLLLIMFDFEEILGMDWLSLYHAILDCHAKTMTLAMRGCRVPVVREFSDVFHVDLPGMPPDRDIDFGIYLVSGIQPIFIPPYRMAPSKWKELNEQLQELLDKGFIRPSVSP encoded by the exons atgtcatcatactttgctcgttatttggatatacaTCGTGGTTCTGTTGATATTCCTGTTCATGTGTCTGCACCTTTTGGTGATTTTATTGTGGTAGATCATGTGTATCGTTCTTGTGTGGTTACCATTGagggttatgagactaggattGCTCTTCTATTGCTCATCATGTTTGATTTTGAGgagatcttgggtatggattggttatctttgtatcatgctattcttgattgtcacgctaagacaatGACATTGGCTATGCGGGGTTGCCGAG ttccagtagtgagggagttttcggatgtgtttcatgtagatctaccgggcatgccacccgatagggatattgattttggtatttatTTGGTGTCAGGCATTCAACCCAtctttattccaccatatcgaaTGGCACCATCAAAATGGAAGGAATTAAACGAACAATTGCAAGAGCTATTGGATAAGGgttttattagacctagtgtttcACCTTGA